TCGCTGAATGTCTCTTTCCCCTTCCCTTCATTATACCAGTGCCCCAGCCTGCAATCGTCATGAGAAACACAGCTAAAGTCGTTTGTGCCTTCAAGTACACTGTTATAAAGATTATTTTTATATATGATATGGTCTATTTTCGCCAAATTAGCAAATATCTGATTACTGAGGTGCATAGTTTCATACATAACTCTATTGGCATTTTTGTTAAATGTTTTGACCATGCCGTAAAGATCGTCGGTATTCTGTGACACTGCCCCCATATTTTCCTGAACATTTGAGGTATTTGCAAGCAGCTCCTTTATGTCTTTGTGCATCCCGTCTACAACGCCTGCGATCTCGGAAGTTGCGCTCTGTGTCCGTTCAGCAAGTTTCCTCACCTCATCCGCCACAACGGCAAAGCCTCTGCCGGCCTCTCCTGCCC
This window of the Denitrovibrio acetiphilus DSM 12809 genome carries:
- a CDS encoding CZB domain-containing protein, producing the protein MGAVSQNTDDLYGMVKTFNKNANRVMYETMHLSNQIFANLAKIDHIIYKNNLYNSVLEGTNDFSCVSHDDCRLGHWYNEGKGKETFSDTSGYRELMHPHKTVHEEANTLYTRCIEQFQGCTFDEIKDRIEKIEVASQEVFASLDHMIEERSGKMMHEAIDALFDNKKQAGKVK